ATTCATACGTGACAGAATTGTATAGCTCTTCCTCAGCCTGTATAAACACTTGTATTTTGCTACATGTATCATGTAGCAGAAAACAGTGTGACTTGGTGAAGGGTTAGACACTAGGATTGGGTACTTCGGTGATTATAAAATCTTCTCCATACCGCAAATCCGTTGCCCGTGGAGTAGGCAATTGCTGAATGCTGTCAATATTGCTCTCTATGTTTGGGCGTGGGTGTGTGTTGTGGGTGTCCGTGTTACCATGAAACAGTTGAAACCCATTGTCCTAACCTAATATATTGCCTTCTTTCACTATTACAAAATATATTCGATCTATTTTACAAGACAATAAACATCAACTGGCTGAAGAAGGAAAAACTGTGTTTGCTAAAGGTGAATCAGAGGAATATGAATATTATCCCAATGCTTCTCGATTAATCTGCCAACATAGCAATTGAGGGAGTGTCTGTATAGAATTAGATtcggtggttatttggttcttctgggtttttttgaaaacattccTTGTGAATCTTTTGCAGTCAGAAAGGATGGATGGATCGGATTCAGATGGCTCAGAGTTTGCTAAAGGTGAATCAGAGGAAATCACCGGGCCTGCTGTTGCAGCCGCAGTTAACGGAGTGTCTTCTCCTAGAAAACGTGGAAACTTAAGCCCTCGCTCTGCTGCAATAATTTCTGGGAAATTTTTTGAGGCCCTCACTTCATCTGACTTTTACAAGAATACAAAGGTTACAGCACAGACTTTTCTATGATCTTATATCTTAAACCTTTCAATGCTGTAACAGTCACAATTACTATTTCATGTATTGTTCAATCCCTCGTCTTGTTTGATTGTGTTATGTAGGTTAGAGACATCTCAGGGTCATTCCGATGGGCTCCATTCCTCGCTTTGCAGAAATCTAACTCTTTCTTGACCATGCTATTGCTTCTATCCAAGTATCGAATGAAAAGTGTTCCTGTAGTGGATCCTGGGGAAAGGACAATTGATAACGTCATCACCCAGTCGGCAGTTATTCACATGTTAGAGGAGTGTGCAGGGCTTTATTGGTTCGAGAGCTGGGGCAAGAAGAAACTGTCTGAGATTGGCCTTCCTCTGATGAAGCCCAGTCACGTGGTTAAGGTTTGTGACTTTTTCCTTGTAATGCTTTACTCTTGTCTTCCTTCCTGCACCCGTACGCACAGATTACTAAATTGGATACAATCTCTGGACACAACCCCAGACAAATCCTTCTATACAAGAGCAACTCTATTTTGGCTACATAGAAAGTAAAAATATCGTGATAGTTTTGATTCTTGACTTGGTTCTTTAGAGTTTTTTGTGTTCAATTGCTGCATGCCTACTTACAGCATGTGGTACCCTACAAATCTTGCTAGTAGCTCTCAGGTTTTCAATAAGTGTGAACTCCATATTCTCATGGTTGCGAACCTTGCTTATAGTTTTCAGTACTTGGATTTTGCAATTTCGCTTACTGTCTTGAacgttttttcctttcttttttctgcaGGTGTATGAGGATGAACCAGTGATGCAGGCATTCAAACTGATGAGACAAAAGGGAGTTGGTGGGGTACCAGTGGTTCAAAGTGGTGGACGAAAGGCTATTGGTAATATAAGCATCAGAGACGTTCAATTTCTTCTAATTGCACCTGAGATCTACAAAAACTACAGGTCAGCAGCTTATACTGCGGtgtttctcttcctctctttttttctccccCAGTAGTTAACCTGTTTGATCGTTGTTATCAAGCGGAAGCACTTTCATTACACGTTTTTACAGATCTATCACTGCAAAGAATTTCTTAACGGCAGTTAGGAGCTACCTCGACGAACATAAAGAGGCCTCACCATTGTTGAACGGAATGGTTACATGCGGTAGAGACAACACAATAAAAGAAGTTATCGTGAAGCTCGATTCCCAGAAGATCCATCGGATCTATGTTGTGGATGGTGAGGGGAATCTGGAGGGAGTGATCACTCTCAGAGACATCATCTCGAAGCTCGTACATGAACCTCGAGGGTACTTTGGGGATTTCTTTGATGGTGTTCTTCCCCTGCCTGCAAACAGCAGGGTTTAGAAGGGATCAACCCTTATTggtcctccttttttttttttgtttttttgtttttggggcTTGGATGAAATGACGATTTACGATCAATGTGACAGTTAACTGGAGGCTGGTGGAGGTAGTGAGTGTACTAGGCAAACAGCTATGTAATTATTGGTGAGTCCATTATGCTCTTTCTGTTAAGTTGTACCTGCGAACTCCATCAGCATCCTTCGTTGTTGAGAATAATGGAAAGATCTCTTTTGTTTTCGTGCTCAACTTGTTCTCCCCTTGTCAGTCATTAACTCAATGTAATGTGATACTTTTGATTGTATGAAATGATTCCAAGCTCTTCAATGGGTTAGCGGAAATAATGAGATTGCAATCGATAAAAGGCCGAATGTGAATGTGAGATTGCAATGAGCCAAGGAGATTTGCAGCTCGTTGGCGCCACCTCAAGATGAACTCAAGTCATCAGCTTGGCCTTGCCCCCGCAGTTCTAAAAAAACAGAAGCTTGGCCTTGCCCCACCGGAGGCAGGGTGGTAAGAAACCGGAGACCCAAGATTAGTATACATAAATCTAGCTCATTCCCAAGCATTGCCCAAGAGACCTTGAACCTGTGTCCCCTTCGCTACCAAAGCGCATGAGAGGTTAGTCGCAGCCCTCGCCCCACTTGGGGTGACAAAAAAGAGCCCCTTCTAATTGTAGAGAGAGACAAGGGCCACGGATTTGCAGCCTGCATGCACTCCCTCAAGATGAACTTGAGCAATTAGCTGGACCCTTGCCCCATCGGAGGAAGGGTGGTATCAAGCCAGTGGATAGGATATGGCCAAGGCATGGGCATGAATCTCATAACCAAGCCGCCAAACCAGATGATAGTTAGCTCCTAACTACCACCAGCCACCAGGCCACTGTCCTTGGGTCAGCAGTGCCTGTTATTTAACCTCTACATCGACCAGAAAACAAGGTCTAATACTTTCATTTTTCGTAATGACGTTTCTTTGAACAGTGCAAGTACTACTTTCGTTCATGACTATTGATTGTCATTAGGAGATGAACACAACAAAATCTACGCAGTCAAATCGATGGTCAACCCCACAAATGTCAAGGCCGAAATGACAAGAAAACCAAGTACTTAATTCCCACTGATAAACTTATCAAGTTCTTGGTTCCCAGCAATCAACTTGTCCAGCTGATACACGACCCCATTAAAAGGACCTGTGATGATTCCAATTACCATTGAAACACGACTATCAGCCGCAAAACCTAGGGCAAGACATTCCCCCAAAGAAAACATCATGTATGTGCCAAATGTAAGATGGATACCTTGGAAACTTTGATTTTGTATGCTACAGACTGTTGGCTTAGGGGTTTGCAAAGGGTTTAAGCAGGAAAGAACCTGGTGAAGAAGTTAACCTAATTGTCCTAAAGCTTATAAAATGACTCTTTAGTCCTAAAGCAGTGATATGGGAGTCTGAAGTATAAAAAGAGCTACATAAATCTTGACGGGGCGCCTAATAAAAGCCTCGTTCCAGGACAGAGAATGCATTAACAGCAAAAAAATACTTAAGATAACTTCCCCGTAGATATCCATCTGTCTGCGAGCATATCTCAAGAATAATAACAGTCAATGGTTAAAAATTTAACCGTAAAAGAAAGAGGGGAGACCTAAAGCCGGTATAATCCAGTTAATTTTCAGACTACTCACAAAACTAAAACTGATTGATACAGTCACTGGAAGTCAACTATTCCAGCAGCTCAAGGATAATGCCCATTACTTGACAAGTACAGTGATGGTACAAGAGGAGATCAAATTCTTGCACATGTACCTTAACAAGTCTACGAAGGGTTCAGTGGAGAAAGATATCCACTCTGAAAATCATAGAAAGAACAAGCATAGCATGTATTTGAATCCTAAGCTCTCAAATCCCTCGTTATCCAAAGCCTCCAGCAGCAGGTTTTAAGAATCCAGTTCAGGATCATTTAAAAGCCAAGCAAATTGTAGACCTTTTTTACACATAAAACCTCAGAACAAACTTATTCCATTATAACAAAACCAATGGTAAGCGACTTCACCACAAGTTAGTAAAGGGTTTCAAACCACGATCACATTATTTCTATCAAACTAAACTAAGAACAATCCTATGAAGATACAAATCAGTAGTCCAAGTATATATACATTTGTGGAAATTTGTACTCTGGGCTGTGTTTCCAAAATTAGATTTTTAACCTTTTAACGTTTCCTTACCATATTCCAAGAGTGTCACTGACACGCCCTAGAGTAACAACAATGTGTCCGAGTAAAAGAAATATAAGAACAAAATTGGACAAGTATTTAGGCATGCCCGACCCGTGTCCGGACAGTGTCCTGTCGTGTCCGTGACCACCACGTGTCGGAGGACGCGGATACGTGAGGCTGGTAGACGTGTCGATGCTTCATAGGTAAAGGATTTCAAACCATGTTACACTTACACCGATTTCCTTTAGATGAGTTAGGTTATTTAGAGCATGTACACGAGGATAGATAAATAGACATTTTTAGGTACTTCGGAGAGCAAAACACAAAAAGTTGCTCTACACCGGCCTCTGTTAAGGTTTTGTACTTTTCCTTTTGTCACTTGACCTCGCAAACGTAGGCACTGTTCACtatatattctttattttattattttttccttcaattgacacacactctctcctctcctatTCCTCcggttttccttctttttctttttgctttatACGGAGtaatattttaatagataaAGAGGATTATAGAGAGGATTGGTGCGGTGTGAAAGTTAAAAAGAGCTAGCAAAAATACATTCTCGCATTGTTCACTAGTTATTTCACCTATCccttggtgtacatgctcttacaAACCTAAAAGGAAGTAGCCAGTAATTAAGATTTAAACAGAGCAATGAAAACACAATAATCAGTCTATCAAGTAACCTCTCGAATGAGATAAAAGCTCGATCACAATCTATATAAACTCTAATTGCATTTAGCCACTCAAATGTGATAAAAACCATGACCACACTCTAAATTCAACTCTCATTGCATTTCACAACAGTAAATACATGAAACCTGATGAGTTCACACATGAAGGATCTATGATACATGTACAATGTTATTACAGTATAGAGGAGGGTCGGGCGTCCATTAAAAAAATCTGCAATTTAACCATTAAGAGCAACAAAATAAGCACCGCATCACCTTACCTCCCTCGAGAATCCTGTGTCCTACGTACTTTTTCTTCTCATGTGATGCAGAAGTCCTGGCGTTCCTTCAAATAGATCCAATAAATAGGTCTCTAAATCCTCTGGAGTGTATTTTATGTATCTCCCAGCATGTTTTCCACTCTCTAGATGATTCCCAAACCTTCCCAAGAAGGAGCGATAAGCTGGAAGCACTTTCTCTGAAATAGATATCCGAAGCTCTTCACGAAGTTGAGCATCTGGGACCTTCCAAGCTGTCTGGACCCTATAAATCTCTTCAAAACAGGTATTGAAGTTCTTGAACCGTTCCTTCAAAGCCACCCTGGATGCGTTGCTTGAGCTGCCACCAATCCCCTCATCCTTCAAACAAGACAGGGCTTTGCTCCATGATGCTCTGAGGTAGCTCGTGGAATACTGGCGAATCTGACCACGGTGTTTGCGAACCCACTGATCTCCCAAAAGCTTCCCAAGCTCAGAACCTTTCACCTTCTGAACGACGTAAAGTATATTATTCATCAAGAACACATATTGCATCGCACTGTCCTCGTACACTCTAGATTTATCCTCGAGGTTTGATTTCAATGACGTCATCAACGAAAGCAATCGAACAGCAAATGGAGAAGTGCATTCTAATGGCAAATTattctcattttccctagtCAAAAAATCATCCGATTCATCGAGGCCGTTACCCAAAAGATCATTCAGCGAGCTACTGTAATCCACAAGCAGTTTCACATAATTCATCACATACCGCGTCAGGGGGTGAATCTCACCACCCTGGGTTGGTTTCTTAGTAGCCTCATTCTTCACAGCATTTTCAAACTCCACAAACGTGCCAACTGCCGCCTCCCCAAGTCCATCCAGCACTCCCTGCGCCTCACTGCACACCAACTCCCCTGATTCATCACCGAACAGCAATTCGAAATCAGGCAACACGTCCTTCAACACATCATACATATCGAGTATTCGGAACAACTTCTCAGGCGATCTCTTCCCTATCGCAACTGCCTCCGCGAAATTCAACAACTGCATCACACACCCCTTTGCCGTCtccacaaagcaaacctctcttATAAGCTCAGACCCCTCAAACAACTGCTCACACAGCCGTTTCTCCCCGGTCAATAAAACCCTAACCACGACTTTAACAGCCCTAACCCACTTCTTCATCTTCTCATCCAACGAATTCCACTCACTCTTCTGAACCTCTTCGATACTCTGCCTCTCAACACCAAGAATCGACAAGCACTCATCGATAACGTCGCGACGAACACTACTGTAAACCTGACAACACTCCTTTTCGTACTTAGACCTAATCATCCGATCAGCAATCTCCTTTAACTCCTCCACCGCGTCCGGGTGGACCAAATCCACAAACACGTCGTCGCCCAAGCTCACGACGCTCACGCCTCTCTCGTGACAGTACCCCTGCTGACTACTACCTTCGTCCTCACCACAAACACTATCGAAGTCCTCGGCTATTATATCCCCGTCGTTCGAGGCGAACGACAGTGAGACCCTGCGCATCGATCCGTACAGCCGCTCGGCGTTGAACGGGATCGTGTTCCGCGTCAGGATGTGCCTGAACTCGTCCTCCAGCCGCGACATGGCCGACTGGAGCGCGCTCTCGGCTCGATCCATGATCGCGCCGTTGGGCTGGACCGAGGGGTCCTCGGTCAGGTCGAGGATCTTGTCGACGGCCTCGAGGTACTCCGCCGCCTCGTCGGGCGACTCCTCCCACAGCATCGCCGCGGCCGGGTTGCCCCGGGCCGACTCGGAGCCCGACTCGTCCCAGCGCAGGATCACCTTCTCCGCCTCGTCGAGCCGGGGATCGGTCTCGACCCCGtccccgccgccgccgccgccgttcGTGGAGGAGATCAGGGTGGAGATGTTGGAGAGGCGGTTGTCGAAGCTGGAGAAGATCAGGATCATGTCCTTGGTCTCGTCCTTGGACATGTTGAGGCTCTTGACGATCTCCTTGGCCTTCGCCATCACCTTGTCTTCTTGGCCTTCGATCGCCGCAGCCATCGCAGTGCGCGTGTATAGAAATACAGAGAGACGGATACAACTGTGCGATtgtgtgtagagagagatagaggtttgggattttagggttagggtttggggagGGAGGGAAGGGGAAAGGAGTGACCTTTGGGGGATACGGAGTCAGATcgggggagggggggaggggggggttTCAAGTTGAGAATTTCAAACGATTGATCAGAGGAGGAGTATTTGCTACAGCTAGCGTGCGTCGTAGTAGGAgtatattttctctctctaaaactgtGACTCTTCTTCTCGCTCTAAAAACTCTCTTCTCGTGGGGTTGGGTTGAAGACAGTGATGTTTTTGGGTACTTCTTCTATCACGGAGAATTGTGTTGGCCGGCTGATGCGGGTGTACTGTGTTGTTTGGGTCATGTTTGTGAGGGTGCGGCTACGTGGGCCGTCGCATGCTCTGCcaatttggattttgtttgtttgtacgTAAAATAATGTGGAAACTTCACGGTTAATGCTTAGCGTTGCGTTTTCGCTATATTTCATTGCTTTCAGATTGACGATAACAGTCAAATAATCTTCGGTAAGTAATACTCCTATTTTAAGTTAATGTGCGTGAGGAGAATGTCCGGTTTAAAAATTCGTAAAAACATTTTTATCCTGTTCTGTTCTACTGAggttcatattttttaagtacttaattattctttattttacaagataagtcattctcttacaatatatcacatttaactcaaaaaatatgtacttatttatttttccttattttctttaGCGGATTGGGAATAtaggtgaggaaaaaaaaatgtcaaagtTCAGTCTGAACAAGTCcaaatcaagtaatttggtttgGCTTTTATAGTAGTGTGATTTGAtactaatttatttttatcatgtGAATCCTAATTAAATAGtttgatttgtaatttttttatgtaaGTGATCGAAGACTTGAAAAAGTAACGGTTCCAACTCATAAGTAGATGTGCGATTATATAAAAAACatagaattgtgtttttttttttaaggaaaaaaccCGTTAAAAATAAACTCATGATAAATGGAGTTtattgaacttttttcaacCTTTTATCAAATTCGTTCAAAAGTTGGGATCTAAGTC
This DNA window, taken from Rhododendron vialii isolate Sample 1 chromosome 8a, ASM3025357v1, encodes the following:
- the LOC131335157 gene encoding exocyst complex component EXO70B1, yielding MAAAIEGQEDKVMAKAKEIVKSLNMSKDETKDMILIFSSFDNRLSNISTLISSTNGGGGGGDGVETDPRLDEAEKVILRWDESGSESARGNPAAAMLWEESPDEAAEYLEAVDKILDLTEDPSVQPNGAIMDRAESALQSAMSRLEDEFRHILTRNTIPFNAERLYGSMRRVSLSFASNDGDIIAEDFDSVCGEDEGSSQQGYCHERGVSVVSLGDDVFVDLVHPDAVEELKEIADRMIRSKYEKECCQVYSSVRRDVIDECLSILGVERQSIEEVQKSEWNSLDEKMKKWVRAVKVVVRVLLTGEKRLCEQLFEGSELIREVCFVETAKGCVMQLLNFAEAVAIGKRSPEKLFRILDMYDVLKDVLPDFELLFGDESGELVCSEAQGVLDGLGEAAVGTFVEFENAVKNEATKKPTQGGEIHPLTRYVMNYVKLLVDYSSSLNDLLGNGLDESDDFLTRENENNLPLECTSPFAVRLLSLMTSLKSNLEDKSRVYEDSAMQYVFLMNNILYVVQKVKGSELGKLLGDQWVRKHRGQIRQYSTSYLRASWSKALSCLKDEGIGGSSSNASRVALKERFKNFNTCFEEIYRVQTAWKVPDAQLREELRISISEKVLPAYRSFLGRFGNHLESGKHAGRYIKYTPEDLETYLLDLFEGTPGLLHHMRRKST
- the LOC131335158 gene encoding SNF1-related protein kinase regulatory subunit gamma-1-like, which gives rise to MEDGSPRRGMPSSPEAKLGMQVEDLWDVQEPQLSPTEKLNACFESIPVSSFPPAPSSQVIEINSNASLAEAVQLLSQHKILSAPVVDVDAPEDASWIDRYIGIVEFAGIVVWILHQSERMDGSDSDGSEFAKGESEEITGPAVAAAVNGVSSPRKRGNLSPRSAAIISGKFFEALTSSDFYKNTKVRDISGSFRWAPFLALQKSNSFLTMLLLLSKYRMKSVPVVDPGERTIDNVITQSAVIHMLEECAGLYWFESWGKKKLSEIGLPLMKPSHVVKVYEDEPVMQAFKLMRQKGVGGVPVVQSGGRKAIGNISIRDVQFLLIAPEIYKNYRSITAKNFLTAVRSYLDEHKEASPLLNGMVTCGRDNTIKEVIVKLDSQKIHRIYVVDGEGNLEGVITLRDIISKLVHEPRGYFGDFFDGVLPLPANSRV